In a genomic window of Caloenas nicobarica isolate bCalNic1 chromosome 1, bCalNic1.hap1, whole genome shotgun sequence:
- the FUNDC1 gene encoding FUN14 domain-containing protein 1 — MAARRPRTAPEHESDDDSYEVLDLTEYARRHHWWNRVFGRNSGPIVEKYSVATQIVMGGVTGWCAGFLFQKVGKLAATAVGGGFLLLQIASHSGYVQVDWKRVEKDVNKAKKQLKKRANKAAPEINTLIEESTEFIKQNIVVSSGFVGGFLLGLAS, encoded by the exons ATGGCGGCGCGGAGGCCCCGCACCGCCCCAG aacatgAAAGTGACGATGATTCCTATGAAGTGTTGGATTTAACAGAATATGCACGGCGTCACCATTGGTGGAATCGCGTGTTTGGCCGAAATTCAGGACCAAttgtagaaaaatattctgtagcTACCCAGATTGTGATGGGTGGCGTGACTGGCTG GTGTGCGGGATTTTTGTTCCAGAAAGTCGGAAAGCTTGCAGCAACTGCAGTGGGTGGTGGCTTTCTTCTACTTCAA ATTGCTAGTCACAGTGGATATGTACAAGTTGACTGGAAGAGAGTTGAAAAAGAcgtaaacaaagcaaaaaagcagttaaaaaagCGTGCAAATAAGGCAGCACCTGAAATCAATACTCTAATTGAAGAG tcaACAGAATTTATCAAACAGAACATCGTGGTGTCCAGTGGATTTGTCGGAGGCTTTTTATTAGGCCTGGCATCGTAA